GGTGGCGCGGGTAGTGTGCCAGCCGTGCGGCCAACCCTACCCGCTGCAGCATGGCGCTGGCAGCTTCGCGTGCATCGCGGCGCCCGGCCAGCTCCAGCGGCAGCATCACGTTTTCCAGCGCGGTAAGCTGCGGCAGCAGCTGGAAGTTCTGGAACACGAAGCCGACGTGCTCGCGGCGCAGCAGCGCGCGGCCGTCCTCGTCCAGTGCCGACAGCTGCTGCCCGGCCAGTTGCACCTCACCAGCGCTGGCGCCGTCCAGCCCGGCCAGGATTGCCAGCAGGGTGGACTTGCCGCTGCCGGAGGCGCCGACGATGGCCACGCTCTGGCCACGGCGGATGTCCAGCGAGACATCGTGCAGGATGCTCAGCGTCTCGCCGTGGTAATCCACTTGCCTCGCCACGTGGCGGGCGCTGAGAATGGCGTCTTGCTGCGAAGGAGTGTTCATGTTGTCCGTCATGTCTGCATTGTGTTCCGGCGCCGCGCGCCGCCTGGTTCCGGCCTGCCTGCTGCTGTGCACCTCCCTGGCCGCCCCCGCGGCGCTGGCGGCCAGGGTGGTGGTGTTCGGCGACAGCATCTCCGCCGGCTACGGCATCAACCCGGCGCAAGGCTGGGTGAAGCTGCTGCAGGACAAGCTGGGGGCACAACACACGGTGATCAATGCCAGCCTGTCCGGCGAAACCACCGCCGGCGGCCTGTCGCGCCTGCCTGCGGTGCTGCAACAGCACCGGCCGGACGTGGTGGTGCTGGAGCTGGGCGGCAACGACGGTCTGCGCGGGCTGCCGCTTATCGAAATGCAGCGCAACCTTTCCAGCATGGCACAACTGGCCAGATCCGCGCATGCCCGCGTACTGCTGATCGGCATGGCACTGCCACCAAACTATGGCCCGGAATACGGCGCCAGGTTCCAGCAGGTGTACCGCGACGTGGCGCGCCAGCAGAAGGCGGCGCTGGTGCCGCTGCTGGTGGCCGGCTTCGAGCGCGACCTCAGCCAGTTCCAGAGTGACGGCATCCACCCGATCGCCAGCGCCCAGCCGCGCATGGTGGCCAATGTGCTGCCCACGCTGCAGCCGCTGCTGCGCCGGCACTGAGCGGGTGCAGACCAGGCAGCCGGCAGCGCCACTGCGGCGCATGCTGGCGCGCTGAACACGATGACAAAACAAAAGCCCTGCCGGATGGCAGGGCTTTGTTCTGCTAATCAAGGTTGGCCGCAGCCAGACAGTGATTACAGGGAAGCGGCGTTCTCGGCCAGGTAGGAAGCCACGCCTTCGGCGGACGGCTTCATGCCTTTCTTGCCCTTGTTCCAGCCAGCCGGGCACACTTCGCCGTGCTCTTCGGTGAACTGCAGGGCGTCTACCATGCGGATCATTTCGTCAACGTTGCGGCCCAGCGGCAGGTTGTTGACAACCTGGTGCTGTACCACGCCGGACTTGTCGATCAGGAAGGAGCCACGGAAGGCCACGCCACCGTCGGCCTCCACGTCGAAGGCCTTGCACAGATCGTGCTGGATGTCGGCTACCAGGGTGTAACCAACCTGGCCGATGCCGCCCTTGTCCACCGGGGTGTTGCGCCATGCGGCGTGGGTGAACTGGCTGTCGATGGACACGCCGATCACTTCCACGTTGCGGGCCTTGAACTCGGCCAGGCGGTGGTCGAAGGCGATCAGTTCGGACGGGCACACGAAGGTGAAGTCCAGCGGGTAGAAGAACACCACGGCGTATTTGCCGGCGCTAGCCTGCTGGAAGGAGTAGTTGTCAACGATTTCGCCATTGCCGAGTACGGCGGAGAAGGCTTTGGAACCATCAAAGAACGGGGCTTGCTTGCCTACGAGTACGGCCATGAGGATCTCCTTGGGTAATGCGGTGTAAATGCTATCCGGTACTTCCGGTTGCTGACGCGGTTATAAATCAGCCCTCCGGAGTGCTCAAATTGAAATTGCCAATTTTGCCGATAGCAACTGGCAATGACTGTGGGCAACCTTCCGTTATATGGCCACCGCCGGCCGGGATTCAAGATGACCATGCAATAAAAAAGGACACCCGGGGGTGTCCTTTTGCCTTTTACGGTCAACCTCAGGCGGTCGGCTCGGCCTTCTGGCGCAGACGCAGGTTCAGTTCGCGCAGCTGCTTCTCGTCCACCGCGTTCGGCGCGTTGGTCAGCAGACACTGGGCGCGCTGGGTTTTCGGGAAGGCGATCACGTCGCGGATCGACTCGGCACCGGCCATCAGGGTCACCAGACGGTCCAGGCCGAAGGCCAGACCACCGTGCGGCGGTGCACCGAACTTCAGGTTGTCCAGCAGGAAGCCGAACTTGTTCTGCTGCTCTTCCGGCGAAATCTTCAGCGCGGCGAATACCTTTTCCTGGATCTCGGCGCGGTGGATACGCACCGAGCCGCCACCGATTTCCCAACCGTTCAGCACCATGTCGTAGGCGCGCGCCAGGCAGGCGCCCGGGTTGCTGTCCATCAGGTCCTCGTGGCCCGGTTTCGGGCTGGTGAACGGATGGTGGCAGGCGGTCCAGCGGTCGTCTTCCTCGTCGTGCTCGAACATCGGGAAGTCCACCACCCACAGCGGGCGCCATTCCTTCACGAAGTAGCCGCCTTCCAGGCCGCGCTCGTGGCCGATCTTGATGCGCAGTGCGCCGATGGCTTCGTTCACTACCTTGGCCTTGTCGGCGCCGAAGAAAATGATGTCGCCGTTCTGCGCGCCGGTACGCTCGATGATGGCCTTGATGCCGTCGGCGGACAGGAACTTCACGATCGGGGACTGCAGGCCCTCCTCGTTCAGCTTGGTAACGTCGTTCACCTTGATGTAGGCCAGGCCCTTGGCGCCGTAGATGGCAACGAACTGGGTGTAGTCGTCGATTTCCTTGCGGCTGATGCCGGAGCCGCCCGGTACGCGCAGGGCTACCACGCGGCCGTTGGCCATGTCGGCGGCGCCGCGGAACACCTTGAATTCTTCCGACTTCATCACGTCGGTCAGTTCGGTGAACTGCAGGCTCACGCGCAGGTCCGGCTTGTCGGAGCCGTAGTAGTGCATGGCGTCGGCGTAGCTCATGCGCGGGAACTTGCCCAGCTCCACGCCCATCACGTCGCGGAAGATCTCCTGCGCCATGTTTTCGGTGATGTCCATGATCTCGTCCTCGTTCAGGAACGAGGTCTCGATATCGATCTGGGTGAATTCCGGCTGGCGGTCGGCACGCAGGTCTTCGTCACGGAAGCACTTGGTGATCTGGTAGTAGCGGTCGAAGCCGGCCACCATCAGCAGCTGCTTGAACAGCTGCGGCGATTGCGGCAGCGCGAAGAACTCGCCCGGATGCACGCGGGACGGCACCAGGTAGTCGCGGGCGCCTTCCGGGGTGGAGCGGGTCAGCATCGGGGTTTCGATGTCGATGAAGCCCTGCTTGTCCAGGTGGTTGCGCACGCCCATGGCCACTTTGTAGCGCAGGCGCAGGTTCTTCTGCATCGCCGGGCGGCGCAGGTCGATCACGCGGTTGGTCAGGCGTACGTTCTCGGACAGGTTCTCGTCGTCGATCTGGAACGGCGGGGTAGCCGCAGCGTTCAGGATCTCGATTTCCTTGGCCAGGATCTCGATCTCGCCGGAGATCATCTTGCTGTTGGCGGTGCCGGCCGGGCGCTCGCGCACGATGCCGGTGATGGACAGCACGAATTCGTTACGTGCGCTGTCGGCGGTCTGGAACGCTTCCGGGGTATCCGGATCGATCACCACCTGCACCAGGCCTTCGCGGTCGCGCAGGTCGATGAAGATCACGCCGCCATGGTCGCGACGACGATGGGCCCAGCCTTTTACCGTAACGGTCTGGCCGAGGTATTTCTTGTCGATGAGTCCGCAATAATCGGTACGCATTGCAATGCCTTATGTGTTGAATTCGGGTAGTTCGGAAGACGATGGCTGACGATGAAGGGGTTGGCCGCACGCATGCGGCCAACCCTGTCAATTTCGCTCGTCGCTCAGTTGAGCGCGGGTGGCGGCGGGCGCCGGCGCCGGCGGCGCCACTACCCCCATCGAAATCACGTATTTCAGCGCTTCGTCCACGCTCATGTTCAGTTCACGCGTGTCGCGTTTGGGCACGATGATGAAGTAGCCGGAAGTGGGATTGGGCGTGGTGGGCACGTAGACGCTCACGTACTCTTCCTCGCCCAGTTCCGCCTTCAGCTGGCCATTGGGTGTGCCGGTCTGGAACGCCACCGTCCAGGCGTCCTGGTGCGGGAAACGCACCAGCAGCGCCTTGCGGAAGGCCTGGCCGGAATCGGACAGCAGGGTATCGCTGACCTGCTTCACGCTGTTGTAGATGGTGCTCACCACCGGCGTGCGGGTCAGGATCAGCTGCCACAGGTCCAGCAGGCGCTGCCCCAGCACGTTGGCCGCCATGAAACCGGTACCCACCAGCACGGCAATCGCCAGCACCACGCCCAGCCCCGGAATATTGAAGCCGAACAGGCTTTCCGGCCGCCAGGCGCGCGGCAGCAGCATGATGGTCTGATCCAGCGTACCGACGATCAGGTTCAGCACCCACAGCGTGATGGTCACCGGCAGCCAGATCAGCACACCGGTAACCAGGTAGCCGCGCAAAGTCAGCTTGATGTGTTTCATGTTGGTATCAGGCACAGCCACCACTACCACACCCGCCGCTGCCGCAGGCCGGCCCGCTGCTGCTGTTCTTGAAGTCGGTTACATACCAGCCGTTGCCCTTGAGCTGGAAGCCAGCCGCGGACAACTGCTTGGCGTAATCGCCACTGCCGCAGGACGGACATTGCGCAATCGGGTCATCGCTCATCTTCTGCAGATGCTCTTTTTGTGCCCCGCACGCAGCACAACGGTATTCGTAAATCGGCATGTTTTACCACTCCAACTACAACCACGATGAATATCGAACTATATTGCAGTGCATCAAAAAGCACCGCAACAAACACGCTCAGAATAATGGGGCCGGTCTGTTACAACCACAAGCGCCGGCTGCCAAACGGGCGATTATATCCGACTGATACGCCAATACAAAAACGGATTCATGGCACTGCAACACAAGCAGGCCAGCATCGCGACCGACCCGCCACCTAACGCTGGCCACCAGCCGGCTTTTTGGAGCTTCCCATGTCCCAAACCCATCTGCCCCTGGCCGGCAAGCGCGGCCTGATCGTCGGCATCGCCAACCAGAACAGCATCGCCTACGGCTGCGCCAAGGTGATGCACGAACTGGGCGCCGAAGTCGCCATCACCTACCTGAACGACAAGGCGGAAAAGTACGTACGCCCGCTGGCCGAAGCGTTGGCCGCACCGCTGGTACTGCCGCTGAACGTGGAAAACCCCGACGAGCTGCAGCAGGTGTTCGCCGCCATCGCCGAAACCTGGGGCCAGCTCGACTTCGTGATCCACTCCATTGCCTTCTGCCCGATGGACGACCTGCACGGCCGCGTCACCGACTGCTCGCTGCCGGGGTTTTTGCAGGCCATGCAGGTGTCGTGCTATTCCTTCATCGAGATGGCCCGCCTGGCCGAGCCGCTGATGCCGCAGGGTGGCACGCTGATCACCATGAGCTACTACGGCTCGGACAAGGTGGTGGAGAACTACAACATCATGGGCCCGGTGAAGGCGGCGCTGGAATCCAGCGTGCGCTACATGGCACACGAGCTTGGCCCCAAGGGCATCCGCGTGCATACCGTATCGCCCGGCCCGCTGAAGACCCGCGCCGCCAGCGGCATCGCCCACTTCGACCAGCTGATCGACAGCGCCATCGAACGGGCGCCGCAGAACCGGCTGGTGGATATCGACGATGTCGGCAACGTCTGCGCCTTCCTGGTATCCGATGCCGCCCGCGCGCTGACCGGCGAGGTCACCTACGTGGATGGCGGCTTCAACATCATGGCCTGATGACGTACGCCCGGCAGCAGCCCCGTCGCCGCCGGGCCCCTTTTGCACAGGAATAACAATATGACCCGCGACGAACACGCTTTTGCCGACATCATCGAACAGGCCAGGGCCAATGGGCCGCGCCCGATGGCGGTGGCGCACCCGTGCAGCAGCGAGGCGCTGCTGGGCGCGGTGGAAGCCGCCGACCACGGCATCGCCACCCCTATCCTGATCGCGCCGCGCGCCAAGCTGCAGAAGTTGGCCGCAAGCCTGGACATCGACCTTTCCCGCTTCGAGGTAATCGACGTGGAGCACAGCCACGCCGCTGCCGAACAGGCGGTGGCGCTGGTGCGCGAAGGCTTTGCCGACATGCTGATGAAGGGTAGCCTGCACACCGACGAATTCATGGCCGCGGTGCTGGACCGCAGCAAGGGCATCCGCACCGACCGCCGCGTCAGCCACATCTTCGTGATGAAGGTGGAAAGCTACCCGCGCTACCTGTTCATCACCGACGCCGCCATCAATATCGAGCCGGACCTGGAAGCCAAGCGCGACATCTGCCAGAACGCCATCGATCTGTGCCAGGCACTGGGCATTGCCCAGCCCAAGGTGGCGATCCTGTCGGCGGTGGAAACCATCAGCCCCAAGATCCGCTCCACGCTGGACGCGGCGGCACTGTGCAAGATGGCGGACCGCGGCCAGATCAAGGGCGGCGTGCTGGACGGCCCGCTGGCCTTCGACAACGCCATCTCGCATGAAGCCGCCGATACCAAGGGCATTACTTCCCCGGTAGCCGGGGAACCGGATATCCTGCTGGTGCCGGATCTGGAATCCGGCAACATGCTGGCCAAGCAGCTGACCTACCTGGCAGCCGCCGCCAGCGCCGGTATCGTGATGGGCGCCCGCGTGCCCATTGTCCTCACCAGCCGGGCCGATGATGCCGCTGGCCGCCTCGCCTCCGCCGCCGTGGCCAACGTACTGGCAGCCCGCCACAAGAAAGCCTGACCATGAGCAAGGCCCTGATCGCCGTCAACGCCGGCTCCGCCACCCTGAAATTCCGTGCCTACTCCCCGGATGGCCGCACGCTGCTGGCGCGCGGCATGGTGGATCACTTCGGCATGGAAGGCGGCGTGCTGGAACTGGATGCCGGCAGCAGCCACCAGCGGCTGACGCTGGCCGGCAGCAGCCGCGACGAGGCGGTCGGCGCCATGCTCAACCTGCTGGCCGACCACGCACTGCAGCCGCTGGCCGTCGCCCACCGCGTGGTGCATGGCGGCGCGGACTATCACGCACCGGTGGTGCTTACCGCCGAGGTGCTGGACGACCTGGCGGCGCTGATTCCACTGGCGCCGCTGCACCAGCCGGTAAGCCTGGCGGTGATGTCGGCCTTTGCCCGCCTGGACCCGCATCTGACGCAGATCGCCTGCTTCGACACCGCCTTCCACGCGCGGCAGCCGGCCATCGCCACCCGTTTCGGCATCGCCCGCCACTGGCACGATGCCGGCATCCGCCGTTACGGCTTTCACGGCCTGTCCTATGCCTCCATCGCCCGCCACCTGCCGGAACTGGGCCTGGCCGACGCCCGCGTGGTAGTGCTGCACCTGGGCAGCGGCGCCAGCGCCTGCGCGCTGCAGGCCGGGCAGAGCATGGCCTCCAGCATGGGCTTTTCCGCCGCGGACGGCCTGATGATGGGCAGCCGCCCCGGCAACCTGGACCCGGAAGTGGTGCTGTACTGGCAGGAACACGAAGGCATGGACGTGGCGGCAGTGCGCCAGGAGCTGTACAAGAAAAGCGGCCTGCTCGGCGTCTCCGGCGGCATTTCCGCCGATATGCGCGAGCTGCTGGCCAGCCGCGACGAGGCGGCGCGCGAGGCGGTGGAGCTGTTCTGCTACCGCGCGGCGCGCGAGGTGGCCTCGCTGGCCACCGCCATGCGCGGGCTGGATGCCATCGTGTTCACCGCCGGCATTGGCGAGCATTCACCGGAAATACGCAACCGCATCCTCAAGCAGCTGGCCTGGCTGGGCTTCGAAGCCGACCTTGCGGCCAACCTTGCGCACGCCACGCGGCTCACCGCCGCCAGCAGCCCGCGCCACGCCTATGTGCTGGCCACCGACGAGGAAGGCGAAATGGCACGCCAGGCCGCGGCCCTGCTGGCTGGCGACGTGGAGCTGTAAGCCGCTGCGGCAGGTACACAACAAACAGCAAAGCCCGCGGCAACGCGGGCTTTAGGCTGCTAACAAAAGTGCCTTGTTTGCACTCTACCGGACCCGGCAAAGCCGGGCCGCTCCAGCTAGACCCTTGAATCGGCAGCCTTCCCATTTACAAAACGAAGTCCTTTCGCGGAGCGAAAGGACTTCGTCAACACTCTCAAGCCCGCTGCAACGCGGGCTTTTTCTTGCCGGACAGGCGCCAGAAACACAAAAGGCCCCGCGTTTGCGGAGCCTTTGCGTTTTCTTTTTGCCGTTGCGGCAGATTAGGCAGCCATTGCCTTAACCTGGGCAGACAGACGGCTCTTGTGGCGAGCAGCCTTGTTCTTGTGGAACACGCCTTTGTCTGCAATACGGTCGATCACTTTGGTGGAAGCCTGGAATACTGCACGGGCGGCAGCCTTGTCGCCAGCTTCAACAGCCTTGATGACTTTCTTAACGGCAGTGCGGAACGCAGTACGCAGGCTAGCGTTGTGCGCGCGCTGCTTCAGAGCCTGGCGAGCACGTTTGCGAGCTTGTGCGCTGTTAGCCATGTGTTTCTCCTGATGAGCGGAATCTGAAACCGGCGATTCTAAGCCCTAACATGAGGTTTTGCAACAACAAACCCAGCCGCGTAAACTGGCGGCCGTTTTGCCGTTCCAACCTGCCCTGTTCCCATCAAAACATGAACTTGCTAAAAGCCCTGGCCAGAGTCAGCAGCATGACCCTGGTATCGCGCATTCTCGGCTTCGTGCGCGACACGATTACCGCGCGCATATTTGGCGCCGGTCTTGCCACCGATGCCTTTTTTGTTGCCTTCAAACTGCCCAACCTGCTGCGCCGCATTTTTGCCGAAGGCGCTTTCTCGCAAGCTTTCGTACCGGTGCTGGCGGAATACAAGGAACAGCGCGGCGAGGAAGCCACCCGCGTATTCCTGGCACACATCGCCGGCACGCTCAGCGTGGTGCTGGCCGTTGTGACGGCACTGGGCATGCTGGCCGCACCGTGGATCATCTGGATCACCGCGCCGGGCTTTGCCGACAACCAGGGCAAGATGGACCTGACCAGCCAGCTGCTGCGCATCACCTTTCCTTACATCCTGTTCATTTCGCTGTCGTCGCTGGCCAGCAGCGTGCTCAACACCTGGAACCGTTTCTCGGTGCCGGCGTTCACCCCCACGCTGCTGAACATCTCCTTCATCATCTGCTCGCTGCTGCTGACGCCGTATTTTCATCCGCCGGTGCTGGTGCTGGGCTGGGCGGTGTTCATCGGCGGCGTGGCGCAGCTGTTGTACCAGCTGCCCTATCTGAAGCAGCTGGACATGCTGCCACTGCCGCGGCTGGATCTGCGCGATGCCGCGGTATGGCGCGTGATCAAGAAAATGGGCCCGGCCATCCTGGGGGTGTCCATCGCCCAGGTGTCGCTGGTGATCAACACCATCTTCGCCTCCTTCCTCACCTCCGGCAGCGTGTCGTGGATGTACTACGCCGACCGGCTGATGGAATTCCCCACCGGTGTGCTGGGCGTGGCGCTGGGCACCATCCTGCTGCCGTCGCTGTCCAAGTACGCCGCCCGTGGTGACGAGGCGCGCGAGGAGTTCAGCCACCTGCTGGACTGGGGCATCCGCCTGTCGCTGCTGCTGGCGGTGCCGTCGTCGGTGGGCCTGGCGGTGCTGTCCAAGCCGCTGATCGCCACCCTGTTCATGTATGGCAAATTCAGCGCGCTGGATGCGCTGATGACGCAGCGCGCGCTGATCGCCTACGCGGTGGGCCTCACCGGCCTGATCGTGGTGAAGGTGCTGGCGCCCGGCTTCTACGCGCGGCAGAACATCAAAACCCCGGTGAAGATCGGCATCACCACGCTGATCGCCACCCAGCTGATGAACCTGGTGTTCATCGGCCCGCTGGCGCATGCCGGCCTGTCGCTGTCCATCGGCCTCGCCTCCTGCCTGAACGCCGGCCTGCTGTACCACCAGCTGAAAAAGCACGGCATCTACCGCCCGGATAGCGGCTGGAGCCGCTTCGTGCGCCAGCTGCTGATCGCCTGCGCGGTAATGGCCGGCGTGCTGATCGCCATCCAGGCCGGCTTCAGCATCGACTGGCACGGCCACAGCTGGCAGCGCGCGCTGTGGCTGATGCTGCTGGTCGGCATCGGCGCAGTGGCCTACTTTGGCGCGCTGTTCGCGCAGGGCCTGCGCCCGCAGCAGTTCATGCGCCGGGTGCACTGACTACAATAAACAGCATGCGGCCAACCTCAAGGTTGGCCGCGGCAC
This Vogesella sp. LIG4 DNA region includes the following protein-coding sequences:
- the fabI gene encoding enoyl-ACP reductase FabI, whose amino-acid sequence is MSQTHLPLAGKRGLIVGIANQNSIAYGCAKVMHELGAEVAITYLNDKAEKYVRPLAEALAAPLVLPLNVENPDELQQVFAAIAETWGQLDFVIHSIAFCPMDDLHGRVTDCSLPGFLQAMQVSCYSFIEMARLAEPLMPQGGTLITMSYYGSDKVVENYNIMGPVKAALESSVRYMAHELGPKGIRVHTVSPGPLKTRAASGIAHFDQLIDSAIERAPQNRLVDIDDVGNVCAFLVSDAARALTGEVTYVDGGFNIMA
- a CDS encoding acetate/propionate family kinase gives rise to the protein MSKALIAVNAGSATLKFRAYSPDGRTLLARGMVDHFGMEGGVLELDAGSSHQRLTLAGSSRDEAVGAMLNLLADHALQPLAVAHRVVHGGADYHAPVVLTAEVLDDLAALIPLAPLHQPVSLAVMSAFARLDPHLTQIACFDTAFHARQPAIATRFGIARHWHDAGIRRYGFHGLSYASIARHLPELGLADARVVVLHLGSGASACALQAGQSMASSMGFSAADGLMMGSRPGNLDPEVVLYWQEHEGMDVAAVRQELYKKSGLLGVSGGISADMRELLASRDEAAREAVELFCYRAAREVASLATAMRGLDAIVFTAGIGEHSPEIRNRILKQLAWLGFEADLAANLAHATRLTAASSPRHAYVLATDEEGEMARQAAALLAGDVEL
- a CDS encoding arylesterase; this encodes MLSVMSALCSGAARRLVPACLLLCTSLAAPAALAARVVVFGDSISAGYGINPAQGWVKLLQDKLGAQHTVINASLSGETTAGGLSRLPAVLQQHRPDVVVLELGGNDGLRGLPLIEMQRNLSSMAQLARSAHARVLLIGMALPPNYGPEYGARFQQVYRDVARQQKAALVPLLVAGFERDLSQFQSDGIHPIASAQPRMVANVLPTLQPLLRRH
- the murJ gene encoding murein biosynthesis integral membrane protein MurJ, which codes for MNLLKALARVSSMTLVSRILGFVRDTITARIFGAGLATDAFFVAFKLPNLLRRIFAEGAFSQAFVPVLAEYKEQRGEEATRVFLAHIAGTLSVVLAVVTALGMLAAPWIIWITAPGFADNQGKMDLTSQLLRITFPYILFISLSSLASSVLNTWNRFSVPAFTPTLLNISFIICSLLLTPYFHPPVLVLGWAVFIGGVAQLLYQLPYLKQLDMLPLPRLDLRDAAVWRVIKKMGPAILGVSIAQVSLVINTIFASFLTSGSVSWMYYADRLMEFPTGVLGVALGTILLPSLSKYAARGDEAREEFSHLLDWGIRLSLLLAVPSSVGLAVLSKPLIATLFMYGKFSALDALMTQRALIAYAVGLTGLIVVKVLAPGFYARQNIKTPVKIGITTLIATQLMNLVFIGPLAHAGLSLSIGLASCLNAGLLYHQLKKHGIYRPDSGWSRFVRQLLIACAVMAGVLIAIQAGFSIDWHGHSWQRALWLMLLVGIGAVAYFGALFAQGLRPQQFMRRVH
- a CDS encoding ABC transporter ATP-binding protein, whose protein sequence is MNTPSQQDAILSARHVARQVDYHGETLSILHDVSLDIRRGQSVAIVGASGSGKSTLLAILAGLDGASAGEVQLAGQQLSALDEDGRALLRREHVGFVFQNFQLLPQLTALENVMLPLELAGRRDAREAASAMLQRVGLAARLAHYPRHLSGGEQQRVALARAFVMRPTLLFADEPTGNLDPVTGRQIVALMFELNAEAGTALVLVTHDAELAERCDAVYRLHDGVLQRGEA
- a CDS encoding DUF502 domain-containing protein — protein: MKHIKLTLRGYLVTGVLIWLPVTITLWVLNLIVGTLDQTIMLLPRAWRPESLFGFNIPGLGVVLAIAVLVGTGFMAANVLGQRLLDLWQLILTRTPVVSTIYNSVKQVSDTLLSDSGQAFRKALLVRFPHQDAWTVAFQTGTPNGQLKAELGEEEYVSVYVPTTPNPTSGYFIIVPKRDTRELNMSVDEALKYVISMGVVAPPAPAPAATRAQLSDERN
- a CDS encoding FmdB family zinc ribbon protein, with protein sequence MPIYEYRCAACGAQKEHLQKMSDDPIAQCPSCGSGDYAKQLSAAGFQLKGNGWYVTDFKNSSSGPACGSGGCGSGGCA
- the aspS gene encoding aspartate--tRNA ligase, which gives rise to MRTDYCGLIDKKYLGQTVTVKGWAHRRRDHGGVIFIDLRDREGLVQVVIDPDTPEAFQTADSARNEFVLSITGIVRERPAGTANSKMISGEIEILAKEIEILNAAATPPFQIDDENLSENVRLTNRVIDLRRPAMQKNLRLRYKVAMGVRNHLDKQGFIDIETPMLTRSTPEGARDYLVPSRVHPGEFFALPQSPQLFKQLLMVAGFDRYYQITKCFRDEDLRADRQPEFTQIDIETSFLNEDEIMDITENMAQEIFRDVMGVELGKFPRMSYADAMHYYGSDKPDLRVSLQFTELTDVMKSEEFKVFRGAADMANGRVVALRVPGGSGISRKEIDDYTQFVAIYGAKGLAYIKVNDVTKLNEEGLQSPIVKFLSADGIKAIIERTGAQNGDIIFFGADKAKVVNEAIGALRIKIGHERGLEGGYFVKEWRPLWVVDFPMFEHDEEDDRWTACHHPFTSPKPGHEDLMDSNPGACLARAYDMVLNGWEIGGGSVRIHRAEIQEKVFAALKISPEEQQNKFGFLLDNLKFGAPPHGGLAFGLDRLVTLMAGAESIRDVIAFPKTQRAQCLLTNAPNAVDEKQLRELNLRLRQKAEPTA
- the rpsT gene encoding 30S ribosomal protein S20, encoding MANSAQARKRARQALKQRAHNASLRTAFRTAVKKVIKAVEAGDKAAARAVFQASTKVIDRIADKGVFHKNKAARHKSRLSAQVKAMAA
- a CDS encoding peroxiredoxin, with the protein product MAVLVGKQAPFFDGSKAFSAVLGNGEIVDNYSFQQASAGKYAVVFFYPLDFTFVCPSELIAFDHRLAEFKARNVEVIGVSIDSQFTHAAWRNTPVDKGGIGQVGYTLVADIQHDLCKAFDVEADGGVAFRGSFLIDKSGVVQHQVVNNLPLGRNVDEMIRMVDALQFTEEHGEVCPAGWNKGKKGMKPSAEGVASYLAENAASL
- a CDS encoding phosphate acetyltransferase — protein: MTRDEHAFADIIEQARANGPRPMAVAHPCSSEALLGAVEAADHGIATPILIAPRAKLQKLAASLDIDLSRFEVIDVEHSHAAAEQAVALVREGFADMLMKGSLHTDEFMAAVLDRSKGIRTDRRVSHIFVMKVESYPRYLFITDAAINIEPDLEAKRDICQNAIDLCQALGIAQPKVAILSAVETISPKIRSTLDAAALCKMADRGQIKGGVLDGPLAFDNAISHEAADTKGITSPVAGEPDILLVPDLESGNMLAKQLTYLAAAASAGIVMGARVPIVLTSRADDAAGRLASAAVANVLAARHKKA